A genome region from Euphorbia lathyris chromosome 4, ddEupLath1.1, whole genome shotgun sequence includes the following:
- the LOC136225476 gene encoding F-box/kelch-repeat protein At3g06240-like — protein sequence MKRRRKSTASNANGAGKVSHIQINYSGPSFSDLPNTILVNILLRLPIKRIFVCKCVCKTLYDLISDPEFAKLHFDQSEVYPLLRTSGFTLLSRMLYLVEPNQDDFEDKLDMLYDFESKLDTSYGSSSIKIKLDSKLKLPLRNIEMIDKEAVGSENCLKLNMKNHKYKIVNSCNGLLCLSNPSDNDPVIVCNPVTGEFINLPEVRMVKDLNMPVECGFGFSPLTNQYKVIRMFTRWTENEKLMVAEVHVLGTETWKDLCFFPESTWKLFPTYFNGCVYWISPVPCSVICFDIDKESFKSIRAPPWEKSNIVSRVSMGVLGVALCITEALDCDHINVWAMKDCGGKKAWSRMLSIDMDGDERWPCGSYQPIKYLNNGALLMFNSRKHAFIYHEPNKFGFRYLKVRGMESKVEAIPHIPTFVSLKHALAGHNLTVLNVKSRCGELKLQKEKKGICIVEENRQLETDSEVSF from the exons atgaaaagaagaaggaaatcAACAGCTTCTAATGCAAATGGAGCAGGAAAAGTTAGCCACATACAAATTAATTACTCAGGTCCTTCATTTTCTGATCTGCCAAATACCATTCTGGTAAATATTCTACTTAGGCTCCCTATAAAGAGGATTTTTGTATGCAAATGTGTATGCAAAACATTGTATGATCTAATTTCAGATCCTGAGTTTGCAAAGCTCCATTTCGATCAATCTGAGGTATATCCTCTACTTCGGACCTCGGGTTTTACATTACTGTCAAGAATGCTTTATCTTGTGGAGCCAAACCAAGATGATTTTGAGGACAAGCTTGATATGCTTTATGATTTTGAGAGCAAGCTTGACACGTCTTATGGTAGCTCATCTATTAAGATTAAACTTGACTCAAAATTGAAACTCCCACTGCGCAACATCGAAATGATAGATAAAGAAGCTGTAGGGAGCGAGAATTGCTTGAAGTTGAATATGAAGAATCACAAGTATAAGATAGTTAATTCATGTAACGGCTTGCTTTGTTTGTCCAATCCATCTGATAATGACCCTGTTATAGTTTGCAATCCAGTCACAGGTGAGTTTATTAATCTTCCAGAGGTTAGGATGGTTAAGGATCTTAACATGCCTGTTGAATGTGGTTTCGGTTTTAGTCCTCTGACTAACCAATATAAGGTGATAAGAATGTTTACGCGTTGGACTGAAAATGAAAAACTTATGGTGGCTGAAGTACATGTTCTTGGTACAGAAACATGGAAAGATCTTTGCTTTTTTCCCGAGTCAACATGGAAATTGTTCCCTACTTATTTTAATGGGTGTGTTTATTGGATTTCTCCAGTACCATGTTCTGTAATTTGTTTTGACATTGACAAGGAAAGCTTTAAGTCAATTAGAGCACCACCATGGGAGAAATCTAATATAGTTTCGAGAGTGAGCATGGGAGTATTAGGTGTCGCACTCTGCATAACCGAGGCATTGGACTGTGATCATATAAATGTTTGGGCAATGAAGGATTGTGGTGGAAAAAAGGCTTGGTCTAGAATGCTCTCTATTGACATGGATGGTGATGAAAGATGGCCTTGTGGCTCATATCAACCTATAAAGTACCTGAACAATGGGGCGTTATTGATGTTTAATTCTCGTAAACATGCTTTTATATACCATGAGCCAAACAAATTTGGGTTTAGATATTTGAAGGTCCGTGGAATGGAATCAAAAGTGGAAGCAATACCTCATATTCCAACCTTTGTTTCACTCAAACATGCTTTAGCAGGGCATAATCTGACTGTTCTTAATGTCAAGTCAAG GTGCGGAGAGCTGAAGCTGCAGAAAGAGAAGAAAGGTATTTGTATAGTTGAAGAAAATAGGCAACTGGAGACTGATTCTGAAGTTTCATTTTGA
- the LOC136227423 gene encoding putative F-box/LRR-repeat protein At5g02700, whose protein sequence is MGMVTNDPKLFAQTIENVLSGSSLLESMSIESIYGLDRLVIASKSLKRLVVGSISGVFDIEISCPKLEKLKLLKCLNVNDAKLLNLPSSLCATIDFRHPRGQKTCKSLIKDILQQRQHVKELKFGSLFISILPNMKVGDGSSPLLNVKYLTLDSPHLVKHHSGISYVLRISHVLEKLIINVRPYCKANPKGGNNYWLRDATVFDCLESHLKTIKIVGFDFPERDARCQHMLYLVQFLLKNARVLERMVVVVKDDGTGFPLEVSHELLSLPRCSQNAIIEFVCSKEIGNFL, encoded by the exons ATGGGCATGGTTACAAATGATCCAAAGCTGTTTGCTCAAACGATTGAAAATGTTCTATCTGGAAGTTCCTTACTTGAGTCAATGTCAATTGAATCAATCTACGGGCTTGATCGGCTAGTTATTGCTTCAAAATCTTTGAAGAGATTGGTTGTAGGAAGTATTAGTGGCGTTTTTGATATTGAAATCTCATGTCCAAAGCTTGAAAAACTGAAGTTGCTCAAGTGTTTGAATGTTAACGATGCTAAATTGCTGAATTTGCCTTCTTCACTTTGCGCTACTATTGATTTTCGACATCCTCGGGGGCAAAAAACTTGTAAAAGCTTGATTAAGGACATTCTGCAGCAGCGTCAACATGTCAAGGAACTAAAATTCGGGAGTTTGTTTATCTCG ATTTTGCCAAATATGAAGGTGGGAGATGGGTCTTCTCCACTGTTAAATGTCAAATACTTGACTTTGGATTCTCCTCATTTGGTAAAGCATCATTCAGGAATTTCATACGTACTTCGTATTTCGCATGTGCTTGAGAAATTAATTATCAATGTTCGGCCATATTGTAAG GCCAATCCTAAGGGTGGGAACAATTACTGGCTTCGAGATGCGACTGTTTTCGATTGTTTGGAATCACATCTTAAGACTATTAAGATTGTTGGCTTTGACTTTCCGGAGAGAGATGCCAGATGTCAGCATATGCTATACTTGGTTCAGTTTCTACTCAAGAATGCAAGAGTATTAGAAAGGATGGTGGTCGTAGTGAAAGATGATGGAACAGGTTTTCCATTGGAAGTTTCTCATGAATTGTTAAGTTTACCGAGATGTTCTCAAAATGCCATTATTGAGTTTGTATGTTCTAAGGAAATAGGAAACTTTTTGTAG